A portion of the bacterium genome contains these proteins:
- the rpsT gene encoding 30S ribosomal protein S20, with amino-acid sequence MPIIKSAVKRMRQTAKRRERNVGIKKDIKTAVKAFVAEPTAASLSKAQSELDKAVKKGLIKKNTASRRKSALAAAAKKAGVKLA; translated from the coding sequence ATGCCAATTATTAAATCTGCTGTAAAGCGAATGCGACAAACCGCAAAGCGACGCGAGCGAAATGTCGGTATCAAAAAAGACATCAAGACTGCTGTAAAAGCATTTGTAGCGGAACCAACTGCTGCGAGCCTTTCAAAAGCACAGAGCGAACTTGACAAAGCCGTTAAAAAAGGCCTCATCAAGAAGAATACTGCTTCTCGCCGCAAGTCAGCACTCGCTGCTGCCGCTAAAAAAGCCGGCGTAAAACTCGCTTAA
- the truB gene encoding tRNA pseudouridine(55) synthase TruB: MDFDLNNPSPSGRILIDKPAEMTSFGVVARVRRVLGQKLGQKKVKVGHTGTLDPFATGLLVLLYGKETKNAMALTKLDKVYEAKFILGEVSTTGDPEGEISKVDFDKKPSFEEILNASKKLTGKISQTPPAFSAIKINGKRAYDLARKGEKPEIKPREVEIFSFEILEYDFPRIQIRAHVSSGTYIRTLGEDLGKILGTGAYCRHLRRTKIADFDIKDAISLEDLGIKD; the protein is encoded by the coding sequence ATGGACTTCGATTTAAATAATCCAAGTCCGAGCGGGCGGATTCTCATAGATAAGCCTGCCGAGATGACGAGTTTCGGCGTGGTTGCGCGCGTGCGGCGTGTTTTAGGTCAAAAACTCGGCCAAAAAAAGGTTAAGGTTGGACATACCGGCACGCTTGATCCTTTTGCCACGGGCCTTCTGGTTTTGCTTTATGGCAAAGAAACCAAGAACGCTATGGCTCTGACCAAACTTGACAAGGTGTATGAAGCCAAGTTTATTTTGGGCGAAGTTTCCACCACGGGAGATCCAGAAGGGGAGATTTCGAAGGTGGATTTTGATAAAAAACCGAGTTTCGAAGAGATTTTGAATGCTTCTAAAAAATTAACCGGCAAAATATCACAGACACCGCCCGCTTTTTCCGCGATAAAAATCAACGGTAAGCGCGCTTATGACCTGGCTCGAAAGGGCGAAAAACCTGAAATCAAGCCTCGAGAAGTTGAGATTTTCTCTTTTGAGATTTTAGAGTATGATTTTCCGCGGATCCAAATCCGTGCGCACGTCTCGAGCGGCACGTACATCCGCACATTGGGCGAGGATTTGGGTAAGATTTTAGGGACGGGTGCGTATTGTCGCCATCTTCGTCGCACTAAAATCGCAGATTTCGATATCAAGGACGCGATTTCGCTAGAAGATTTAGGCATCAAAGATTAA